GCACGCGCAATGTTCTTGCGGTGCTTACGCTTCAGTCGGGTGACGCTCATATCCGGGTCGGTTAAAGTCTTTTTGTAAAGGAGGGGCAAAAGTAAGTCTTATTTTTGAATCGGGAAACAGTTGTTCCTTCTTCCTTGTCTTCATCCTTTCGTTTTGCTCCCAGCTATGTCTGAACCCATTATCGATTTACGCTCCGATACCGTCACCCGGCCCACGCCCGAGATGCTGCAGGCCATGCTCCACGCCCCCGTCGGCGACGACGTGTACGAGGAGGACCCCACGGTACGGGAGCTGGAAGAAACCTCGGCGGCCCGCTTCGGCCTGGAGGCTGGTTTGTTTTGCCCCTCCGGCACCATGACCAACCAGATTGCCATTAAGGCCCACACCGAGCCGTTGTCGGAAGTAATCTGCGAGCAGACAGCCCACGTGTACCTGTGGGAAGTGGGCGGCATTGCGTTCCACTCAGGTGCCTCGGTAGCCCTGCTGCCCGGCGACCGGGGCCGCGTGACGGCCGCCCAGGTAGAGGCTGCCATCCGGCCGGCCAACAACGTGCACTACCCCACCTCCAACCTGATTTGCCTGGAAAACACCAGCAACCGGGGTGGCGGCAGCTGCTACTCCATGGAAGCCATTGCCAGCATTGCCGAAGTAGCTCAGCGCCGCGGCCTGGCGTTGCACCTCGACGGAGCCCGCATCTTCAACGCCCTGGTAGCTACGGGCCAGGACGCGGCCGAGTACGGCAAGTATTTCGACTCGATTTCGGTCTGCTTGTCGAAAGGTCTGGGCACGCCGGTAGGCTCGGTGCTGCTGGGCTCGAAGGCGTTTATTCACAAGTGCCGCCGGATTCGCAAGGTGATGGGCGGCGGCATGCGGCAGGCCGGGATTCTGGCCGCGGCAGGTTTGTATGCCCTGGAGCACAA
Above is a genomic segment from Hymenobacter cellulosivorans containing:
- a CDS encoding threonine aldolase family protein, with amino-acid sequence MSEPIIDLRSDTVTRPTPEMLQAMLHAPVGDDVYEEDPTVRELEETSAARFGLEAGLFCPSGTMTNQIAIKAHTEPLSEVICEQTAHVYLWEVGGIAFHSGASVALLPGDRGRVTAAQVEAAIRPANNVHYPTSNLICLENTSNRGGGSCYSMEAIASIAEVAQRRGLALHLDGARIFNALVATGQDAAEYGKYFDSISVCLSKGLGTPVGSVLLGSKAFIHKCRRIRKVMGGGMRQAGILAAAGLYALEHNVARLADDHRRARELGATLTAQPYVAEVLPIETNLVIFRLQDEMSPEAFLAQLEQQGIRASSFGPQMIRFVTHLDVDDTMIERVNQALQSLNVPV